Within the Phycodurus eques isolate BA_2022a chromosome 15, UOR_Pequ_1.1, whole genome shotgun sequence genome, the region TATTCAACAATTATTACTTAAACTAATTATAGCTATATATAAGAGGTATTGCTTTTTTCTATGTACAAATGTTTCAGAAAAAGATGCTGTAAAATCAAAAACTGATGTTATGATGAAACCTGAGTACATTAAGCTTTTGAGATTTATATTAAAATGGTATTCGTTCACTGCAGTTTACATTGAATAAATGCctaatacatacagtagatacatttacaaataataCATAGGTGCACAATTGCACAGGACATCAATATTCTGTGGCTAAAAGAGTGCTTCCATGCTCTTTCAAAGGGCTGTAGAAGAAGTCCACAGATATAACACCATAGGATTTAATAGTCAATGCAGCGTGTACATAATAAGACATTTAAAAGTAGCTCTTTggatttttaatataaattgacAGTAGTAACCATAATCTGACATGCAGGGTATTCCAAAAGTCACTATACGcttcctttttttggttttgtttcaggtATCGTTCAGACAGACGTGAGGCTATCTGTATTTGATAGCTTGGGCTTTGCACTTTTTGTCACCATACCATTCCTTTGCGCATGGCTCACCAATCGGAGCACCATTGCAAAATTGCTGCCTGGCAAGAAAATGTTCTGTCCCTTACTCCAGTTCAGCACCAGATTGACAAGATTTATGGCCATCACACGGCTCCAACATGGTACAATTTACActatccatggcaagtttctcgaAACAGGGTCTTTTCTTGGTAAACCATGCAGCGGAAGGCCTGCAATTGCAAAGCCAGGGAAAGTATATCGGGAGGGCTGCAACGGAACTCACCATCAACAGAAGCTCAAATCTAAGAGTGATAAAGCTACACTCCGTATTAACTTcaggttttgtttttaaggCTTTTTGTGGAAGATTATGATGCTGACCAAACGGAGGTCAGAAGGGGGTTTTAACACACACCGAAGCAGCCACTGAACTAAGCTTTTGTTGATGCTGTGTTCCAGTGCAGTAGAGCTCTCCTGGCTTTGTGCTAATGCCTACTCTAGAACTGTTTTCATCAGTTGTGATAGTAAAAGGCCTTCTGCTGCGAGgcttgtcaagaacagatcctgttttaAGAAACTTGTCATGGATAATGTAAATTGTGCTCCGCGTTGGAGCAGTGTGAcagccataaagcttctcaaaacTGCAGTTGGGGACAAAAAAATCGAAAAAAAAGGCAGCAATTTTGCAACTCAGCTTCAATGTAAATTAACAAGCGATGGACAAAGGAATGATTTGCGCTTTCAAAAACTGCTAAGCCTAAGATTTCAAAAATGCTGATGACCTCACCTCTCTTCGAATGATACCTGaaatggcattttaaaaaaggatatAGGCATCCTTTGGGACACCGTATACCTGTTTGTCCTTTCATCTATTTATTGAGATACTTAGCCACCGATTGGTAGGCCATGAGGACCTCTATGTCCTTTGGGCAAGTGAAGCGAAACTCATCCTTTTTGTAGGCGTTGTCCAGGTAACATTTTAGGCCTTTCAGTTCTGCAGGGATGTCAAAGTTGCGGTATTTCTTACACACCACCTGCGGACgatagatactttttttttaaattcctgaaaGACTTGCATGGAAATCTGCAGCagtggagaaaataaataaacaaccatccacacccacacacagtacacaccctagtacaatttagtctttaataaacctaacatacatgtgttggcatgtgggaggaagcggaagtacaagcacgaggagaacatgcaagttccacacaggagggccagaACGCCCAAGGAGACGTAGAACCTTAAAACTTTGAGGTATTACCAAAGGGTGAGTAGTGTAaactttgttcaaatgttaattaaaacatggcctgttcatttaaaaaaaaaaaaaaaagtgtgatgatgAAGAAAATTTGACATGAATTAAtagactttcttttttatttgtccGTATTTTTCCCTATGGGACAATTTGATTGGAAATCGGAACAAGTTGGCACAGATTGTGTTGAACGTTGCTGGTTGAACTGTAGCTATTGTAAAGAGTAACTCAACCAACAAATGTGCTGAGGCTGGTTCTTAATTGCGGAATTAGTTTTGACTCACATAGGGATTGCTCAACATGCGGGCCAAATCTGACGTTCCAAGTCAGTTTATGTGGCCCACTTGCCTCAATTTGTCATTGACTTTGGTTCATAACTCGACGTAAAACTGATAATAACCTAATGCAGGAGCAATTATGTAATAAGATGGGACGATTATTAGAGGCAAGGGACAAGAAGTGTAACTGCCTTGTGTTCTAGGCACATGTGtagtctgtaaacaaatacagtgcagctcagcttctggcatTAAGAAGTATTGCTTAGTCAtatgctttaaaaataaataaataaataaacaaatcaataaataaaaacgtgcGCAGGACAAATGTGACTTCCAACAGCATTGAAACAGTCACTCTCAAGCTCTTCAGATAAAGCTAAAGCagtaattgtgtttttatagcataataTTTCAGACTGTTCAAACATTTACTGTTCATTGTCCATTtccttaaaagaagaaaaacaatggATGTTGtactttccaaaaaagaaaagattaggCTGTTGTTATTGAATTCAAATTCCATTCAATCTATTCCTGTtcacacaaaagaaaagcagtttgttttttcattttgttcactTACTGTACCCAATGTGAACCGAAGCCAAGGTACGTACGGAACTGCTTTTTGGGGTATATTGTCACACCCCAGTCGATAATATATTCATGTGGTTCCGACCTAAGTGGCCCAGTGACGGGTACCAAACTGCGGTGTTTCCCgtgatgaaaacaagtttgtcATCCCCTGCCCTTAAGGGACAAACGACAATAGACCAAATAGTGTGTACAAAAATGTCTGACCTTGACAATGTTGAGTTTGGGAAGCAGGTTGCAGTCGGCCAAAGTAAGAGAGTCTCCATCCAGGTAGGGACGAGAAGACTGCGTGGCGTTCGGGTTCTGATCCAGCTCATGAGGCAGCGGCGTCTCAAAGTACATGTTGAGCTTCACCAGGGTTGATAGGAATTTCTTCTCTAACACTGAAACACCACAGGTTGTTATTATTAGTAAAACTAAAGGAAAGGGCACGGGCATATTTGGACCTTTTTGCACCCCAAATATAATCAATACTTGTGAACATCAAACCATCCATTTTTGTAGCAGTTAATGCTTTTTTatatgctcactgagctgaaatcTCACAAGATTCATGCATAAAGAAAATgctttgaagtttttattttattttaaggtatcccccccccccccccccccccaagaaagaatgtgttcgactttggaggtttCCACTGTTGTTTTCAAGCTAGAAAACTGAGCCCCTAAAGTCCATACATGTGTCAATTAAGATGTACCGTGgtcttaaaatgacaaaaaggcaTTTGGTAATGTGCTCCTTTGTAAAAGTGAGTAGTTAGCAGTAATAATCAGTGGGGAATAACAATGTACTGTCTGTGTTATATAAGTGTTTCATCCTGTAGCGTGTATTaaaatgaagtattttattattaaaaactaCAATGGAATGTGAACCtatttaattaatgtttttattattccaaaaatatttgtaaatatagCGTGATTTCAAACAACTTTTTCCaaaatcatttaattattaaaacatattttttttaacacatggCTCGTCGGTTTTCAGATATTTTGAGGTTACAAATGCCGCACAATTAACCACGTGGTTTGCGTTACGCAGCACAAGATAACACGGCAAGTTACCACAGCACTATATTTCATTAGATCTTTCTTCTTTAGATCTATGGCCtataagtgtttgttttttttcatacacaCAGTGATTATAGTTATTTCTTCACTAGCGCATTAGCATGGGTTCAGCCAAATTCAGACAAATCGGGACCACCGCCATAAGAACGGAACTCTGCCTTAATCCTTGAACCCCCTGCACCCCTAAAGTTCAGTCCTCAgaaggaaataaatacaattatgttGTAGCGTTTATCTTACTGTCATTTAATCCAGGGTTGGGATTCTTTATATATGCTGAGAATTTACGGAAGATGTCTTCTCCAACTGACAGGGACTCCTTGTATCGACAGCACAATTTGGGATACCTGTCATCAGAAGGTCAAATGTGAAATCCAATGCAGAATAatgatggaaaatgttttgatgaaTCTAGGCTATGTGTGGTGTGGGTGTCTCACTTTGGTGGCGCTAAATTCTCCTCTAGAAACTCCTCGATCTTGTTAATGTCCGTTTTGACGTCACCGTTGAAGAGCAGGAATGGAGGCTGAGACCCCGGGGCCAAGTCCTTCAGCACATCCGGTGCTCTGTCATGCCACAAATGTGATTATAGTTCAATGAAAACATGAATGGCAGTGATGCTAACAAGagacaaaaaaggcaaaaaaataagcTGAAATGATGTCAGTCAGAAGCAGCTTCAACACGGAAAATAGCAGCTCTGCCATCACCGTGGTAACGGCGTATGACATATTGCACAATGGtccttgcaccggactattgctctatttgtcatttcaaactgctctaattgcagttttctaaaaattgtaccggcattacaagatcactagcaaccttttattgctcagtgactgtttttatttttttttccaatgtctttatgtcgcaaaagtattctctgtcaattaactgtctgttgagcggctccaactactggagacaaattcctggtgtgtttttgacatccttggcaaataaagatgattccgaatCTGACTGATATGGTGTTACgtgaaatgaattttttttgtaacaactTGAATAATCGATGGGATGATCGGTacaataatcgattctaaaaatattagaTAGCCCCGCCCCGGCCCTAAGTGAATGTGAAAGATTAGATTTGATATAGGAAACGTTCTGAAACATAACCCCCAGCATTAAACGACTGTTGGAATACTGTTGGgtattttaggttcattctaaaatttcacccaaaagatGCAGTGCAGAAGACCTTTCCTGGCATACCAAGTATGTCGACTACATCACAGATTTCATTGTGATATTCTAGTAAAATGTCCAACCCACGGAACTAATGTCCAACCTATTGCAAATGACTGCTTAgtattgtcaaatgtcaaccAACACATTTTTTTGAGAAGGATCAATCATGAGtcttttttgattttatttttttaaatggtgcttACCTCTTCATGTCGACTGTGGTGAGTTTAAAGTTGGCCCCCTTTAACCAGAGAATCATGAAGAGTCTCTGAGAGAAAGGACAGTTGCCCACACTTTCAGCATCACTGCTGGCCTGGGAGAAGACAGACAATATTTACAAACTAATTaagcaattaaatgttctttgtCTGGCGGTATAGGATTTGATGTAGCTCAACTTCACATGCTATTGTCATTTCGTACTTactgtggatataaaaaaatatgtgacctataacctgtagcCTCCAACTCAATAGAATTCAAGAAGGgggataaaaatataaacaactgggataatgtgattgcacaagtgtgcacaccctcttataaatgaGGATGTGCCTATGTTCAGAGTAAAcaatcaaactcatgttaaatgggagtcagcacacacctgccaccacttAAAGTGTttcaccccaaataaagttcagatgttctagtaggctttttatgacatttgttttttgtctagcagaagcctgaaggttttgtgctaacactgccaAATGTTTCCACCAGCATCCTTCACTGTCGGTATGATGTTCTTGTGGTGATGAGCAGCGTTGTTTTGGCACCGAGCATGCCTTTTGAAATTATGGCCCTAAAAAAGAATGtctggcacaaacacaacactaactcgcatcaccaaaagaacaccatacctacaatGAAGCATGGTGCTGGCAACaccatgctttggggctgtttttcttcagatgaAACTGGGCCTTTGGTCAAGGTGGAGGAAATTATGAAGAGTTCTAAATActagtcagtgttagcacaaaaccttcaggcttatgctacaaagtaaaaaaaataaaaaaagaaagaaagaaatctggAAAAGCTTACTAGAACAACTGaagtttatttggggttaatcagaggtagtttaaatggtggcagttgtgtcTCTATTTAATATGCGTGAACGTGTAATTCTGCACACAGCCACATTACAGTTAAGAGTGTGTGTAGacttagttgtttatttttaattcccctTTCAGAAGAATTGTACAGGTTTTAGGACACATTAacggtggaaaatgttttcaaattatttatcttggtcttatttgTTATATCACAAttggtgtgtagactttttatcttTGTTGTATTTAGACAGCAAACTAATTGCAATCGAATCAACAGTACCTCTGCACAGTAAGCAACACCGCCTATAGTGCATTCCCTTTTGCCGCAGTTGCTTCAAGACACAATTAATCATCAATTAACCGGTTGCTTAACCATCAATTAATCATGGTGATGAAGTATTTTCCCCtaaactttccatccatccattttctgagccgcttatccacacaagggtcgcgggagtgctggagcctatcccagctatcattggcaaggaggcggggtacaccctgaactgcttgccagccaattgcagggcacatataaataaacaaccattcgcactcacattcacacctacgggcaatttagagttgtcaattaaactaccatgcatgtttttgggatgtgggaggaaaccggagggcccggagaaaacccacgcaggcacggggagagcatgcaaactccacacaggcgggggtcagggattgaaccccggacctcagaactgtgaggcagacgctctaaccagtcgcccaccgtgccgttcCCCTAAACTTTATttcttataaataaaaatgtattactattGTAACATTATTGCTAGGGCTGTGCAAATGTAAACCATTCCaaaaactaaatacattttttttttttttttttttttttttaatttggcagCATTTCGATgcattttattgcttcaaacTTGACCCTGAGTCAGGGAGGTGACATTTTTATGAGTGCTCTGATGTAATTACCCCAACCACAATCAGATACAAAGGTAATTGTAGGGTGTCCCACTTTAACAGATGAGAGCTTGATTGATGTGTTGTTGAGCATTGAcaaaaaggaaatgaaaaaaaaaacattaaatgcatGTAGAGTccagattaataaaaaaatggaacgttaaaaaaaaacactgaataaAAGCACTGCAAAATCAGTGCAGTTTTTCACTTAGTTTTTAATGGCGCAGTATTAAAAGACAGGTACACATTTTGAACCCTTTACCTTCGACATTTACATCTTGAAGCAACGTTTTAACCATGGAAACGATACAAACAGTCACACTGGAGTCCAAAATGTCATGGTCATCAGGTTTTGCATTTGGCAGAGGGCCTACAAACAAATCGACTGCAACCAAAGTTTCACTTCCCTTCATGGTAGACAGGGCAAACTGGCCCATTGGGCGATATACTGTAGGCGAATGCTAGGGTGGTTAAAGGGGGtgccacaaaataaaataaataataaatatatataatataaataatcatttttaaaaaatacacctttaatATACTGTGATTATATTAGTTATTATCATTAACTCTCACAAATGGAAACACTAACAGAGAGTCATGTTAAAGCACTGTCCAATTGATATCATTACAAATGAGAATAGATAAGCAATATTCAAGCAAGtataagttttgtttttgaaagaaaagtcaCGCATGCCGCAGAACTGGCAACCCACCTCAACGCTATTACACGGAGTGTAAAGGCCACCTCATGAAGAACGTATCACGGAGGGAGAGCCTaaaatgattacatttgaatttaacaTTCAAAGATTATGCTTTTGATCAAATAGGGAAAACGTGTGTtagcatatacatatatagcaCCTTTAATGGGCCTGCCATATTTGATATGGCGGATATGTTCGTAAACTATTGCAAGGTGAACTTCATAAAGGGGaaactacagtattttaaaatcaaTGCTATTCAGTTTCTTTTGTAAGCATATGTCAATTTCAAACGAAGGGGGCAACCAAATAAAATCTCGCCGAGAGCGCCACATTGGGTAGGCCCGGCCGGCTCTGCTGGCGGAGGTATCAAAGAAATAGTTTGGAAATAGCATGCCAGTCGAAGTCGCTTCTGGCTTGTGCATCTGATCGAAGTGTGATTACATCTTGCCGAGCCTGCTCTGCTCCGCTCAGACTGTGGTGAATCCAAAATGTGCGGAATTTCAAGTGGAGCGACGTTGTAAAGTTCACTCTCAACATGGAGGAtgcctgtagtctgatctagccATTTTTCCACAGCTTTTCCCTTTGTACTTGGAACAACGCAGGTGGAGAGAAATGTTTACTGTTGTGAAATATTGCGACTTAGGATGATGTAACTGTGTGCTGTAAAACAACtagtaaataatattaaaatatagacAGTACATATGTATGTTTGCTATTTTTTCATATCAATTAATATCCAAAgatgttaattaatttattgatcAAGGTATTTTTTAGTTTGTGATTTCTagggtaaaaagaaaatgtaaatatatatatatatatatatatatatatagttgtaaACTATGAAATTTATGAAAATGAATGCATGTAATGTGTTATTTTTTGGTTTCCATTAACATATaacaattgttttgtgtttaactaACATTAATGCAATATTTGTGTtaaacaattgtgtaaaaacaatTGACAAGCAAATATGAATTCAAGGTTTCCTAATTTTTCAATGCattcaaatacttttttactACATCATCGaaggcatttaaaaacagaagaaaacacTGGCGGACCTCACCTTTACAAAGAGCTCAATCTTCGGAGTGTCACCCTCCCCTTTTAGGGCCATCTCTCCCCTGTGCATGCACAATTCTTGCGTTTCTGCAAATTAAAATTAGGCTTACAAAAGTAAATAAGACATCATCTCTCAACGATATGATGAACTGTTGTACTCACAGTGGAAGTCACACTTAGCAcgggttgttgttttgtttatttttactccacTTGTAgtgttttaagttaattttccaCCTCTCGCTCAAATCCACTGTCTTCTCAACTGTCAGCTGCTGGTATTTGGTTGGTGACAAACCACACCTGACAATCCACAGCTCCTCCCAGCCTTACCTGTCTCACCTGTAAATCTGGTTCTTTCTTCTCAGCCTTGCAGCATtatcagcaaaaataaaattcatccTGTGTCTCACTGTTCGCTCTCTTTTGGACCTCTTTTCCTTTTCTATTACTGTAGCAAACTAGTATTATGAACACTGCCGAGCGCCAAAGTGCAGCAATCCACAATTCCAAAATTGCGCCAATATCTGTCACAATGGCCCCAGCCATTTTATTAGGGCctgtcagcctatcccagctgaatttggacaggtggcggggtacattCTGGACTGGcggccagtcaatcgcaggccacatactgtatagacaaacaaccattcacacttacacctattgacaatttagtcatcaatgaacctaacatgttttgggaatgtgggggTAAGCCAAAATAACAGGAGAAACCCCAATCAAgtagggggagaacatgccttGAACTGCGCGACAAAAGGGTTTAACCACTAACCTACTGCGCTGCTGACAAATAGgaagacaaacaattcagcactTCAATTGTCGGGAGTCATAGCGGAATCGCGCACCCCACCCCAGAATGCAATTGGCTGAGTGTAGTCCATCTATCCCAAATGTCTTTTGTCATTCTTCCTGAACCAGAAAGTATTCTGCTAACCAGAGGTggatagagtagccaaatattgtactcaagtaagactactgttactttagaataatatgactcaagtaaaagtcaaatgtaGCCCAAATGTagccctccaaatatttacctgagtaagagtaagaaaataCTCAGTCAAAAACATACTCAAGTAAAGACTAActtgtaacttctgatttaggaaaaaaaaaatcaaggcaggaac harbors:
- the clic3 gene encoding chloride intracellular channel protein 3, producing the protein MHRGEMALKGEGDTPKIELFVKASSDAESVGNCPFSQRLFMILWLKGANFKLTTVDMKRAPDVLKDLAPGSQPPFLLFNGDVKTDINKIEEFLEENLAPPKYPKLCCRYKESLSVGEDIFRKFSAYIKNPNPGLNDMLEKKFLSTLVKLNMYFETPLPHELDQNPNATQSSRPYLDGDSLTLADCNLLPKLNIVKVVCKKYRNFDIPAELKGLKCYLDNAYKKDEFRFTCPKDIEVLMAYQSVAKYLNK